One part of the Vicia villosa cultivar HV-30 ecotype Madison, WI unplaced genomic scaffold, Vvil1.0 ctg.000359F_1_1, whole genome shotgun sequence genome encodes these proteins:
- the LOC131627385 gene encoding uncharacterized protein LOC131627385 isoform X1, which yields MSKSKAQRKPTISIHVSQKENQKPQKTEKQPSWAVVRGFLACRNVEIQQQQQQKEAKQQPQPQPQHVAETKQPKKKQEQRKLKEERVSEDNNKKCKKMKCSGSLCNNTGMMAKPETTTATTAAGATSTRTTTDTHKKKASLGGSKTNLASSSSRSMKAPLNELNGRTASALSSSSQSAASSNSSGAGSFRGMPFRRLSGCYECRMVVDPVLGFTRDSSLRSSICSCPDCGEVMKTESLEHHQAVKHAVSELGPEDTSKNIVEIIFHSSWLKKQSPVCKIDRILKVHNTQKTITKFEEYRDSIKAKATNLSKKHPRCIADGNELLRFHCTTFVCSLGLNGSSNLCNSSPQCNVCSIIKHGFKMSSGGDGILTTATSGKAHDKASSVLDVSGYEGGDEKRAMLVCRVIAGRVKKNMEGGSNGMEEYDSVSAGDVGAYSNLDELYVYNHRAILPCFVVIYRGF from the exons aTGAGCAAATCCAAAGCTCAAAGAAAGCCTACTATTAGTATTCATGTAAGCCAGAAGGAAAACCAAAAGCCTCAGAAAACTGAGAAGCAACCCTCTTGGGCAGTGGTTAGAGGCTTTTTGGCTTGTAGGAATGTTGAAATCCAACAACAGCAACAGCAGAAAGAAGCAAAACAGCAACCACAACCACAACCTCAACATGTTGCAGAAACAAAACAACCTAAGAAGAAACAAGAACAAAGAAAGCTGAAAGAGGAAAGAGTTtcagaagacaacaacaagaaatGCAAGAAAATGAAATGCTCAGGTTCACTCTGCAACAACACTGGAATGATGGCAAAGCCagaaacaacaacagcaacaacagcaGCAGGAGCCACATCAACAAGAACAACTACAGATACTCACAAGAAAAAGGCATCACTTGGTGGCTCCAAAACCAACCTGGCTTCAAGCTCTAGCAGATCTATGAAAGCCCCTCTTAATGAACTTAACGGAAGAACCGCATCAGCCTTGTCGTCTTCTTCGCAATCAGCAGCATCTTCTAACTCATCCGGCGCTGGTTCTTTCAGAGGAATGCCGTTTAGGAGACTCTCCGGCTGTTACGAGTGTCGAATGGTTGTTGACCCGGTTCTTGGTTTCACCAGAGACTCTTCTCTAAGAAGCTCCATTTGTTCTTGTCCTGATTGTGGTGAAGTCATGAAAACTGAAAGCCTTGAACATCACCAAGCTGTCAAACATGCAG TTTCTGAGTTGGGTCCTGAAGATACAAGCAAGAACATAGTGGAAATCATATTTCATTCAAGCTGGCTAAAGAAGCAATCTCCCGTCTGCAAAATCGACCGCATCCTTAAAGTCCACAACACGCAGAAAACCATAACAAAATTCGAAGAGTACAGAGACTCAATCAAAGCGAAAGCAACCAATCTCTCGAAAAAACACCCTCGCTGCATAGCAGACGGAAACGAATTACTAAGGTTTCACTGCACAACCTTTGTTTGTTCTTTAGGCCTAAACGGTTCATCAAATCTCTGTAACTCATCACCGCAATGCAATGTATGCAGCATAATAAAACACGGATTTAAGATGAGTAGTGGAGGAGACGGGATATTGACGACAGCGACGAGTGGGAAAGCACACGACAAAGCTAGTAGTGTTTTGGATGTTTCGGGTTATGAGGGTGGTGACGAGAAGAGAGCAATGTTGGTTTGTAGGGTGATAGCAGggagagtgaagaagaacatggaAGGTGGTAGTAATGGTATGGAAGAGTATGATTCGGTTAGTGCTGGTGATGTTGGTGCTTATTCAAATTTGGATGAGTTATATGTGTACAATCATCGAGCTATTTTGCCTTGCTTTGTTGTAATCTATAGaggcttttga
- the LOC131627385 gene encoding uncharacterized protein LOC131627385 isoform X2, translating into MSKSKAQRKPTISIHVSQKENQKPQKTEKQPSWAVVRGFLACRNVEIQQQQQQKEAKQQPQPQPQHVAETKQPKKKQEQRKLKEERVSEDNNKKCKKMKCSGSLCNNTGMMAKPETTTATTAAGATSTRTTTDTHKKKASLGGSKTNLASSSSRSMKAPLNELNGRTASALSSSSQSAASSNSSGAGSFRGMPFRRLSGCYECRMVVDPVLGFTRDSSLRSSICSCPDCGEVMKTESLEHHQAVKHAVSELGPEDTSKNIVEIIFHSSWLKKQSPVCKIDRILKVHNTQKTITKFEEYRDSIKAKATNLSKKHPRCIADGNELLSIIKHGFKMSSGGDGILTTATSGKAHDKASSVLDVSGYEGGDEKRAMLVCRVIAGRVKKNMEGGSNGMEEYDSVSAGDVGAYSNLDELYVYNHRAILPCFVVIYRGF; encoded by the exons aTGAGCAAATCCAAAGCTCAAAGAAAGCCTACTATTAGTATTCATGTAAGCCAGAAGGAAAACCAAAAGCCTCAGAAAACTGAGAAGCAACCCTCTTGGGCAGTGGTTAGAGGCTTTTTGGCTTGTAGGAATGTTGAAATCCAACAACAGCAACAGCAGAAAGAAGCAAAACAGCAACCACAACCACAACCTCAACATGTTGCAGAAACAAAACAACCTAAGAAGAAACAAGAACAAAGAAAGCTGAAAGAGGAAAGAGTTtcagaagacaacaacaagaaatGCAAGAAAATGAAATGCTCAGGTTCACTCTGCAACAACACTGGAATGATGGCAAAGCCagaaacaacaacagcaacaacagcaGCAGGAGCCACATCAACAAGAACAACTACAGATACTCACAAGAAAAAGGCATCACTTGGTGGCTCCAAAACCAACCTGGCTTCAAGCTCTAGCAGATCTATGAAAGCCCCTCTTAATGAACTTAACGGAAGAACCGCATCAGCCTTGTCGTCTTCTTCGCAATCAGCAGCATCTTCTAACTCATCCGGCGCTGGTTCTTTCAGAGGAATGCCGTTTAGGAGACTCTCCGGCTGTTACGAGTGTCGAATGGTTGTTGACCCGGTTCTTGGTTTCACCAGAGACTCTTCTCTAAGAAGCTCCATTTGTTCTTGTCCTGATTGTGGTGAAGTCATGAAAACTGAAAGCCTTGAACATCACCAAGCTGTCAAACATGCAG TTTCTGAGTTGGGTCCTGAAGATACAAGCAAGAACATAGTGGAAATCATATTTCATTCAAGCTGGCTAAAGAAGCAATCTCCCGTCTGCAAAATCGACCGCATCCTTAAAGTCCACAACACGCAGAAAACCATAACAAAATTCGAAGAGTACAGAGACTCAATCAAAGCGAAAGCAACCAATCTCTCGAAAAAACACCCTCGCTGCATAGCAGACGGAAACGAATTACTAAG CATAATAAAACACGGATTTAAGATGAGTAGTGGAGGAGACGGGATATTGACGACAGCGACGAGTGGGAAAGCACACGACAAAGCTAGTAGTGTTTTGGATGTTTCGGGTTATGAGGGTGGTGACGAGAAGAGAGCAATGTTGGTTTGTAGGGTGATAGCAGggagagtgaagaagaacatggaAGGTGGTAGTAATGGTATGGAAGAGTATGATTCGGTTAGTGCTGGTGATGTTGGTGCTTATTCAAATTTGGATGAGTTATATGTGTACAATCATCGAGCTATTTTGCCTTGCTTTGTTGTAATCTATAGaggcttttga
- the LOC131627383 gene encoding pentatricopeptide repeat-containing protein At4g08210-like, whose protein sequence is MDLNQIQIALRCCLRFRAIKNAKSLHSYIIKSGHCNHVFLLNNMISVYAKCYSFNDARNLFDEMPHRNIISWTTMVSALTNSGRPREALALYNEMLQSKTEQPNQFLYSAVLKACGLTGDVGLGKLVHYHIFQSKLNIDTVLMNALLDMYVKCGSLREAQQVFDEIPCKNNATSWNTLILGHAKLGLIDDAMKLFDKIPEPDVVSWNSIIAGLVDNDSPHALQFVSMMHVKGLKLDEFTLPNALKACGLGGELMFGRQIHCYVIKIGLECSCYCISTLIDMYSNCKFLGEAVKIFDQFFGSSPVSESSALWNSMISGYIANGDYAEALSMISHMHRSGVHFDFHTFSIALKICIYLDNSSLASEVHGLVITSGYELDFVVGSILIDLYSKQGNIDNALRLFERLPDKDVVAWSSLIAGCAGFGSDKLAFSLFMDMIYLGLQIDHFVISIVLKACSSMASNQRGKQVHTLCIKKGYESERVISTALIDMYAKCGDIEDALALFGCLSEIDTMSWTGIIVGCAQNGRANEAISLLLKMIESGTKPNKITILGVLTACRHAGLVEEAWAVFNSIETKHGLIPSPEHYNCMVDILGQAGRFEEAEKLISEMPFKPDKTLWSSLLGACGTYKNRHLANIVAEHLLATSPEDVSVYIMLSNVYASLGMWDSLSKVREAVKKIGKKGAGKSWIEISS, encoded by the coding sequence ATGGATTTAAACCAAATCCAAATCGCTTTGCGATGTTGCTTACGCTTTCGAGCAATTAAAAATGCTAAATCACTCCATTCTTACATAATTAAATCCGGCCATTGTAATCACGTTTTTCTCTTAAATAACATGATCTCTGTTTACGCTAAGTGTTACAGTTTCAATGATGCACGTAACCTGTTCGACGAAATGCCTCACAGAAACATAATTTCTTGGACAACGATGGTCTCTGCATTAACCAATTCTGGCAGACCCCGTGAAGCTCTAGCGCTCTATAACGAGATGTTACAATCCAAAACAGAACAGCCCAATCAGTTCTTGTACTCCGCGGTTCTTAAAGCGTGTGGTCTTACGGGAGATGTTGGATTGGGCAAGCTGGTTCATTACCATATATTTCAATCTAAGTTGAATATTGATACTGTTCTGATGAATGCCCTCTTGGACATGTACGTTAAATGTGGGAGCTTGAGGGAAGCTCAACAAGTGTTCGATGAAATCCCGTGTAAAAATAATGCTACGTCGTGGAACACTCTCATTCTGGGACATGCTAAACTAGGTTTGATTGACGATGCGATGAAACTGTTTGATAAAATACCGGAACCGGATGTTGTATCTTGGAATAGTATTATTGCTGGCCTTGTAGATAATGATAGTCCCCATGCGTTGCAATTTGTTTCTATGATGCATGTGAAAGGCCTTAAACTGGATGAATTCACATTGCCAAATGCTCTCAAAGCTTGTGGTCTTGGTGGTGAGTTAATGTTTGGGAGACAGATTCATTGTTATGTTATTAAGATAGGGCTTGAGTGTAGCTGCTATTGTATATCGACGTTGATTGATATGTATTCGAATTGCAAGTTTTTGGGCGAAGCAGTGAAGATTTTTGATCAATTCTTTGGGAGCTCTCCTGTTTCTGAAAGCTCGGCGCTTTGGAATTCAATGATTTCTGGGTATATTGCCAATGGAGATTATGCTGAGGCTCTCAGTATGATTTCTCATATGCATCGTTCTGGTGTACACTTTGATTTTCATACCTTTAGTATTGCTTTAAAGATATGCATTTACTTGGATAACTCAAGTTTGGCATCCGAAGTGCACGGATTGGTCATCACTAGTGGCTATGAGTTAGATTTTGTTGTCGGGAGCATTCTTATTGATCTATATTCAAAACAGGGCAATATTGACAATGCATTAAGACTGTTTGAGAGGTTGCCGGATAAAGATGTTGTGGCTTGGTCTAGTTTGATTGCCGGTTGCGCTGGCTTTGGTTCAGATAAGTTAGCTTTTTCCCTTTTCATGGATATGATATATTTGGGTCTTCAGATTGACCATTTTGTCATCTCAATTGTTCTGAAAGCTTGTTCAAGTATGGCATCTAACCAACGTGGCAAGCAAGTTCACACTTTATGTATTAAGAAGGGGTATGAATCAGAGAGAGTAATTTCAACTGCTCTAATTGATATGTATGCAAAATGTGGTGACATTGAGGATGCCTTAGCTTTGTTTGGTTGTCTGTCAGAAATCGATACCATGAGTTGGACTGGTATAATTGTGGGATGTGCTCAAAATGGAAGAGCTAACGAGGCAATTAGTCTTCTGCTTAAGATGATAGAATCTGGTACAAAGCCAAACAAAATCACCATTCTAGGTGTTCTTACTGCTTGTAGACATGCTGGCCTAGTTGAAGAGGCATGGGCTGTGTTTAATTCTATTGAAACAAAACATGGATTGATACCATCCCCAGAACATTACAATTGTATGGTCGATATTCTTGGTCAAGCTGGACGTTTTGAAGAAGCAGAAAAATTGATTAGTGAAATGCCATTTAAGCCCGACAAAACTTTATGGTCTTCCTTGCTTGGTGCCTGTGGAACTTACAAAAACCGGCATCTTGCAAACATTGTTGCTGAGCATCTCCTTGCTACCTCGCCAGAAGATGTTTCTGTATACATAATGCTGTCAAATGTTTATGCATCTCTTGGAATGTGGGATAGTTTAAGCAAAGTCAGAGAAGCCGTCAAAAAAATAGGCAAAAAAGGAGCTGGGAAAAGCTGGATTGAGATCTCAAGTTGA